The following DNA comes from Streptomyces sp. NBC_00273.
GACGGCGAGCGGGGCGGACAGACGTCCACGAGCGGGGCGGCCGGCCGGCCGCACACACCCGCCACCGGGACCGCCGCCACCGCCGCCACCGGCGCCCTCGGCGAGCGGATCGACACGGGCTCCCCCTCCTCCGATGACGAGCCCGCGCCCGCCGGCTACCGCGTCGTCACCGACCCGGAGGGATTCTCGCTCGCCGTACCGCTCGGCTTCACCCGCAAGGTGGAAGGTCCGCGGATCTTCTACATGTCACCCGGTGAGGCCTTCCGCATCGGCATCAAGGTGGCCGAGCCCGAGTCGGGCGGCCCGCTCGCCGTCCATCAGCGGGCCCACGCCAAGGGGCCGGGGACCAACCCCGGTTACCGTGACGCCGAGGTCGTGACCACCTCGCAGAACGGCAGGCAGGCCGCCCTCTGGCTGTTCACCTGGGACGGCTTCTCGACGACCGAGGGCCCCCGGCACACCCGCGACCTGTGCTGGGAGGAGGACGGCCGCCTGTACGACGTGTGGGTGTCCTCGCCGGTCCACCAGGGCGACGAGGCCCGGGGCTACTTCGACACCGCGGTGCGGACCTTCGTACGCACCGGGGACTGACACCCGCCGCAGCGCCCCGGTTCACCCGCCGGGCGCAGCCCACCACGGCACCTGCACCGCCCCCGCTCCATGATCGGGGGAGCGGACCGACGGACCGGCGGACCCTCTCAGGGATGGTGGCGGATGGAACCGGACAGCCGAGGCACCCCTTGAGCACGGCTCCCCCGGCCCCCGCCGATCCGGCTCCGTCACCGGCCCCGGAGGGCCCCGCGGGCAAGCCGCCCGGCTTCTCGGGGAGGGCGGTGAGTCGACGGATGCCACACGGCCTTCGCCGTCTTTGGACGAGGGCGATGCGTGAAGCCGCCCGGACAGCGTCACCGAGGTCCTCGTCAGCGCCGACCGACGATCGCGCCACGGGAACGACCCCCTAGGCTGGGGAGACATGTCCGACTCCACGCCCCTCCCCGAACCGGCCGGCCCTCCAACGGTCGCCGTCCTGGCCGCGATACGCCGGCCGTTGCGGTTCCTCGGCTCGTGGTGGCCCTGGCGGTGCTGGGCGTACCTGGGCAGCGGGTTCCTCATCGGCTATCCCGTTCTGGTCGTCCTCGTCCTGCTCCTCGGGGTCGGAATGGCGCTGGCGGTCGTCGGGATCGGACTGCTCCTCCTGCTCGGCGCCGTCGTCGCCGTGGTGCCGCTGGGGGCGCTGGAGCGGTGGCGGCTGCGGTGGGTGGAGCCCGTGCCCGTGGCGGACCCGCACGCCTCCCTCGCCGGGGCCGGGCCAGCGGCCTGGCTGCGGACCCGGCTGCGGGAACGGGCCACCTGGCGGGAGTTCGCGTACGCCACCCTGCTCGGGCCGGTCTTCGGGGCGGCCGGGTTCGCCGTGATCACGCTGCTGGCCTTCGCCCTGATCCTCGTCGCGACCCCGGCGATCGTCTGGGCCATCGCCCCGGACCACGTGATGCTGGTCCCCGGCCGGCCGGTCTCCGGGCCGCTGGAGGCCCTGGGCGGCACGGCCGTCGGACTGGCCGGGATGCTGGTGGCGGCGTACGCGGGCGCCCTGCTCGCCGCGGCCCAGGTGAAGACCGCCCGCCTGTTGCTCGGACCGCGCGTGGAGGCCGACCGGATCCTGGAGCTCACCCGCTCCCGGGTCCGCCTGGTCGACGCCTTCGAAGCCGAACGTCGGCGCATCGAGCGGGACTTGCACGACGGCGCTCAGCAGCAGCTGGTCGCCCTCAGCATGACGCTCGGCCTCGCCGAGCTGGAACTGCGCGGCATCCCGCAGGCGGCCGGGGCCGCCGCCCTGGTGGCCCGGGGGCGCGGGGAGGCCAAGGTCGCCCTGGAGCAACTGCGCGACCTCGTACGGGGCATCCACCCGCAGGTCCTCACCGATCACGGGCTCGCGGCGGCCGTCGCCGAAGTGGCCCTGCGCCATCCCGTACCGGTGACCGTGGACCTCGACGTGCCCCGGCTGGCCGAATCGGTCGAGATCACGGCGTACTTCACCGTCACCGAGGCGCTCGCCAACGCGGCCAAGCACAGCGGTGCCTCGCGCGTCGCCGTGGTCGGTAAGGTCGAGGGTGACCGGCTCACTCTCACCGTCACCGACGACGGCCGCGGCGGCGCCGATCCCGGCGCGGGGGCGGGCCTGGCAGGACTCGCGGACAGGGTGGCGATGTTGAAGGGCAGGCTGGTGGTGTCCAGTCCGGTGGGCGGACCGACCCGACTCCGGGTGGAGGTCCCGTGCTCCGGCTGATCCTCGCCGAGGACTCCGTACTGCTGCGCGCGGGGCTGACGGAACTCCTCACCCGCGGCGGCCACCAGGTCATCGCCGCCGTCGGGAGCGCCGAGGAGCTGGTGCGGGCGGTGGAGGCGCAGCGACCGGACGCCGTCGTGACCGATGTGCGGATGCCGCCCGGCTTCCGCGACGAGGGTCTGCGGGCCGCGCTGGAACTCCGTTCCCGGGACGCCTCGTTGCCCGTTCTCGTGCTCTCGCAGTACGTGGCCACGGCCTACGCCACCCAGCTGCTCACGGGTGCCTCCGCGGCCGGGCTGGGCTACCTCCTCAAGGACCGGGTCGGCGAGGTGGCCGAGTTCCTCGACGCCCTCCAGCAGGTCGCCGAGGGCCGTACGGTCATCGACCCCGAGGTGGTACGGGTCCTGCTCAGCCGGCAGTCCGAGGAGCGGCCGCTGGCCCGGCTGACCCCGCGGGAGCGGGAGGTGCTGACCCTGATGGCCTCGGGCCTCAACAACCAGGCCCTGGCGGCCCGGCTGTTCATC
Coding sequences within:
- a CDS encoding sensor histidine kinase; this translates as MSDSTPLPEPAGPPTVAVLAAIRRPLRFLGSWWPWRCWAYLGSGFLIGYPVLVVLVLLLGVGMALAVVGIGLLLLLGAVVAVVPLGALERWRLRWVEPVPVADPHASLAGAGPAAWLRTRLRERATWREFAYATLLGPVFGAAGFAVITLLAFALILVATPAIVWAIAPDHVMLVPGRPVSGPLEALGGTAVGLAGMLVAAYAGALLAAAQVKTARLLLGPRVEADRILELTRSRVRLVDAFEAERRRIERDLHDGAQQQLVALSMTLGLAELELRGIPQAAGAAALVARGRGEAKVALEQLRDLVRGIHPQVLTDHGLAAAVAEVALRHPVPVTVDLDVPRLAESVEITAYFTVTEALANAAKHSGASRVAVVGKVEGDRLTLTVTDDGRGGADPGAGAGLAGLADRVAMLKGRLVVSSPVGGPTRLRVEVPCSG
- a CDS encoding response regulator transcription factor, which translates into the protein MLRLILAEDSVLLRAGLTELLTRGGHQVIAAVGSAEELVRAVEAQRPDAVVTDVRMPPGFRDEGLRAALELRSRDASLPVLVLSQYVATAYATQLLTGASAAGLGYLLKDRVGEVAEFLDALQQVAEGRTVIDPEVVRVLLSRQSEERPLARLTPREREVLTLMASGLNNQALAARLFITEAAVVKHASSIFMKLDLDATEGNRRVLAVLAHLSGQEA